A window of the Macrobrachium rosenbergii isolate ZJJX-2024 chromosome 43, ASM4041242v1, whole genome shotgun sequence genome harbors these coding sequences:
- the LOC136828867 gene encoding uncharacterized protein: protein MSSSAHSSISSGSRGIPPALPPPNGPNLVPLNMVLTPKNLLKKYKLPTAAHLLTPTAPPGLDLSRPLLLYNTYNSIKVRGVSLKPGRDGSLTPVGPTIVIPDSYSGWFSIVGNDGQMASFYSTVEQVANSQVTFFLTRYDVPAYTNTEDGDGRIHYQKTIVQSGHVLKFMGVYEDLNVQRSNSRRPQDASSVFNCDKYAQCLNYRNEVVFLPFSASGRFYTTAHKNSKNSNHVYLMAHILKNHKLPITVRLVCGYMPRVPCSFTGLLRLEKQQKEAVILACTMTNEADATLFEIDVSSNFVLKPVKDPMFPKTPIFLKTVSYCEDEADAWRRQIKVTHHVTEKRSRSLTRSLSDKFVEPLANVRPLSLSFLADPDKKKNREREKSQDGKPPPVFKDKSKDKTRDHKFREFRSRDKQTEKTKFKYHDRSGSFSGFPLKDQILAKKNSDGRKVSKQNTYVLQNGKSSKHQEKKGESEGSLISNRSVENMDYSRVIDDISPIPESSDEGENPYAEICDYGLRSPCMSDRGPISLPNLSLFNERDEVSSNISRCSSKDNDSIKKRLLCKSKSSTESIRSRLSILNRGSSLDRDNFMTKEILSESRSSSVNGIAKINVVHKTTKVDQDNYITKESKGRTRSPSEKSGSKISIVSTETNLIQHNFDSLKENLSHSNDNALDKDKVNEVYIIRVVVKDEEEDRMSTLTKSSSGGIYMKIRGFEVPKEELSNGITSSEVNSYDSVC, encoded by the exons ATGTCGTCCAGCGCACATTCGTCCATATCCTCCGGGAGCAGGGGCATCCCCCCTGCCCTGCCCCCACCCAATGGGCCTAATCTAGTCCCTCTGAACATGGTTCTCACGCCGAAAAATCTCCTGAAAAAGTACAAGCTGCCCACAGCGGCTCATCTTCTCACGCCCACGGCACCCCCGGGCCTAGACCTCTCGCGCCCACTTCTCCTCTACAATACTTATAATTCCATCAAG GTTCGTGGTGTATCTCTGAAGCCTGGCAGAGACGGAAGCCTTACTCCTGTGGGACCCACCATTGTTATCCCAGATTCTTACTCAG GTTGGTTTTCCATTGTTGGAAACGATGGGCAGATGGCTTCATTTTACTCTACTGTGGAACAGGTAGCTAATAGCCAGGTGACCTTTTTCCTGACGCGGTATGATGTTCCTGCTTACACCAATACAGAAGATG GTGATGGGCGTATCCACTACCAAAAGACAATTGTGCAGAGTGGCCATGTCCTGAAGTTTATGGGAGTCTACGAAGACCTAAATGTACAAAGATCTAACAGCAGAAGGCCTCAAGACGCCTCCTCTGTCTTTAACTGTGACAAATATGCTCAGTGTCTCAACTACAGAAATGAG GTGGTGTTCTTGCCGTTCTCGGCCTCAGGTCGTTTCTATACAACGGCTCACAAGAACAGCAAGAACTCAAACCACGTGTACCTGATGGCGCATATTCTCAAGAACCACAAGTTACCCATCACAGTTAGGCTTGTCTGTGGGTACATGCCAAGGGTGCCTTGCAGTTTCACTG GCCTGCTGCGCTTAGAAAAGCAGCAGAAAGAAGCTGTGATTTTGGCCTGCACGATGACCAACGAGGCTGACGCAACATTGTTCGAGATAGACGTATCTTCCAACTTTGTCCTGAAACCTGTAAAAGATCCAATGTTCCCCAAGACACCCATCTTCCTGAAGACCGTTTCATACTGTGAGGACGAAGCAGATGCCTGGCGGAGACAGATAAAG GTAACGCATCATGTGACTGAAAAGAGGTCAAGGTCATTGACCCGTTCATTGAGCGACAAATTTGTAGAGCCCCTGGCCAATGTCCGTCCTCTGAGCCTCTCATTCTTGGCTGATCCTGACAAGAAGAAGAACCGTGAGCGAGAGAAGTCTCAGGATGGCAAGCCACCACCTGTCTTCAAAGATAAGAGTAAGGACAAGACGAGGGACCACAAATTCAGGGAGTTCAGAAGCCGGGATAAACAAACCGAGAAGACGAAATTCAAGTATCATGACAGAAGTGGAAGCTTCAGTGGTTTCCCTCTGAAGGACCAGATCCTTGCCAAGAAGAACTCTGACGGCAGGAAAGTGTCCAAACAGAACACTTACGTTCTCCAAAATGGAAAGAGCTCCAAACACCAAGAGAAAAAGGGGGAAAGTGAGGGTAGTCTTATTTCTAATAGGTCAGTAGAAAACATGGACTATTCACGTGTAATAGACGACATTAGTCCCATTCCTGAAAGTAGTGATGAGGGTGAAAACCCTTATGCAGAAATATGTGATTATGGACTAAGGAGTCCATGTATGAGTGACAGAGGACCCATAAGCTTAccaaatttgagtcttttcaatGAGAGAGACGAAGTTTCAAGTAATATTAGTAGATGCAGCTCAAAGGACAATGATTCTATCAAAAAGCGACTTTTGTGTAAGAGTAAATCTTCCACGGAGAGCATTAGATCCAGACTAAGTATTTTGAACAGAGGAAGTAGCTTAGACAGAGACAATTTCATGACTAAAGAAATCTTATCTGAAAGCAGGTCCTCCAGTGTTAACGGTATTGCAAAGATCAACGTCGTGCACAAAACAACCAAAGTTGACCAGGATAACTACATCACGAAAGAAAGCAAGGGTAGAACTAGGTCTCCGAGTGAGAAAAGTGGTTCGAAAATCAGCATCGTGAGTACTGAGACGAACCTCATCCAGCATAATTTTGACAGCCTGAAGGAAAACCTTTCCCATTCTAACGACAATGCCCTGGACAAGGACAAAGTGAACGAGGTCTACATTATCAGAGTTGTCGtcaaggatgaagaagaagataggATGTCCACCCTCACCAAAAGCAGTTCAGGGGGTATTTATATGAAGATCAGAGGGTTTGAGGTTCCCAAGGAGGAGCTAAGTAATGGTATTACTAGCAGTGAGGTCAACAGTTACGATTCTGTGTGCTAG